One stretch of Chryseobacterium fluminis DNA includes these proteins:
- a CDS encoding TonB-dependent receptor plug domain-containing protein gives MTKKLLPVFFLGTLFLAHAQNNDSDIETVEIQGKFTATPYKNANQNIAVITKEEIANSPAKSIDEILQQIPGMDIRRRGANGVQSDIGFRGSSSEQVLLLLNGIRMNDSQTGHNTMNVPVDLDDVERIEVVKGPAARRFGQNAYAGVINIITRTGPGKKVKISADGGDYETYGLGFNAKLGNEKFSNTLQANSASSQGYMHNTDYEIRNVFYQGKLNIKHGDLRLQAGFSEKKFGANGFYSSPLATEQYEEVQASVVSLAHQQNFGQFRLNSNVYWRRGQDMYLFNRNKPEIYRNMHIGNNIGGEVNGSYQSSLGTTGLGIELRKEFLASNNLGNRERFVSQVFFEHHFSLLDQKLNITPGVSWANYSGEGNFFYPGIDLGYDFNPNHKIYGNVAKVHRVPTFTDLYYVSKTEQGNPDLVPENAVYAEVGYQFRTQNVLAKVSGFLRSANNSIDWTKTSLNDAVWYAQNVGDTSVKGIEAELNHRVLRWLKYSVGYTYLDNTIKSSDTFVSRYVLDNLKHQLIAKLETKFLEYFTNELVYRYNDRLNLGSYNLLDAKLSFVKKDFSVYILVNNVTNTIYTETFGVKMPNRWFHVGFTYTINIK, from the coding sequence ATGACTAAAAAGTTACTTCCTGTTTTCTTTCTGGGAACTTTATTTCTCGCTCATGCCCAAAATAATGACTCCGATATTGAAACGGTTGAAATTCAGGGTAAGTTTACCGCTACTCCTTATAAGAATGCCAACCAGAATATTGCTGTGATTACAAAGGAGGAGATTGCCAATTCTCCTGCAAAAAGTATTGACGAAATTCTTCAGCAGATTCCGGGAATGGATATCAGAAGGAGAGGGGCCAACGGGGTACAGAGTGATATCGGCTTCAGAGGAAGCTCTTCGGAGCAGGTTCTCCTGCTTTTGAACGGCATCAGGATGAATGACTCGCAGACGGGACATAATACGATGAATGTGCCTGTAGATCTGGATGATGTAGAAAGGATAGAAGTCGTGAAAGGCCCTGCAGCAAGACGGTTCGGACAGAATGCCTATGCAGGAGTCATTAATATTATTACCAGGACAGGGCCCGGAAAAAAAGTGAAGATCAGTGCCGACGGCGGTGACTATGAAACTTATGGATTGGGATTTAATGCGAAACTGGGAAATGAAAAATTTTCGAACACATTACAGGCGAATTCCGCTTCTTCACAAGGCTATATGCATAACACCGACTACGAGATCCGCAATGTTTTCTATCAGGGGAAACTGAATATTAAACACGGGGATCTCAGACTGCAGGCCGGTTTTTCAGAGAAGAAATTCGGGGCCAACGGCTTTTACTCCTCGCCCCTTGCTACAGAGCAGTATGAGGAAGTACAGGCTTCAGTTGTCAGCCTGGCTCACCAGCAGAACTTTGGCCAATTCAGACTTAATTCCAATGTCTACTGGAGGAGAGGTCAGGATATGTACCTGTTCAACCGTAATAAACCGGAAATTTACAGGAATATGCACATCGGGAATAATATAGGTGGTGAGGTAAACGGAAGCTACCAATCTTCTTTAGGAACTACAGGATTGGGCATAGAGCTGAGAAAGGAATTTCTGGCGAGCAATAATTTAGGAAACAGGGAACGTTTTGTTTCACAAGTGTTTTTTGAACATCACTTTTCGTTATTAGATCAAAAACTGAATATTACCCCAGGAGTTTCGTGGGCCAACTATTCCGGCGAAGGAAATTTTTTCTATCCGGGAATTGATTTGGGGTACGATTTTAACCCGAATCATAAAATTTACGGAAATGTCGCTAAGGTTCACCGCGTTCCGACTTTTACCGATCTGTATTATGTGAGCAAGACTGAACAGGGAAATCCGGATCTTGTTCCTGAAAACGCAGTCTATGCAGAAGTAGGATACCAGTTCAGGACTCAGAATGTTCTGGCAAAGGTGAGTGGATTTCTGAGAAGCGCAAACAATTCGATCGACTGGACCAAAACGTCTTTAAATGATGCCGTCTGGTATGCGCAGAATGTTGGAGACACCAGCGTAAAAGGAATTGAAGCAGAGCTGAATCACCGGGTTTTGCGCTGGTTAAAGTATTCTGTAGGATATACCTACCTGGATAATACCATTAAATCTTCTGATACGTTTGTTTCAAGATATGTACTTGATAATCTGAAACACCAGCTGATCGCCAAACTGGAAACAAAATTTTTAGAATATTTCACCAATGAATTGGTATACCGGTATAATGACCGTCTGAATCTGGGAAGCTACAACCTGTTAGATGCAAAATTAAGTTTTGTTAAAAAAGACTTTTCAGTGTATATTTTAGTCAATAATGTCACCAATACAATATATACGGAAACTTTTGGAGTGAAAATGCCGAATCGTTGGTTCCATGTAGGTTTTACCTATACGATCAATATTAAGTAA
- the uvrA gene encoding excinuclease ABC subunit UvrA, which yields MAKTIDIDIKKQVFVKNAHLNNLKHIDVLIPKNKLIVITGVSGSGKSSLAFDTIYAEGQRRYVESLSSYARQFLGKLEKPKVDDIKGLAPSIAIQQKVISSNPRSTVGTSTEIYDYMKLLFARIGKTFSPVSGQEVKKDSVTDVVDFIKDSKKDTSFLLTAPLEYDAANFGENLNVLKLAGFTRLEINGNVAGIEDLESFGFTPEKGMMINLVIDRFSYEEDESFLQRLADSIQMAFYEGRGYCSLKNADTGKVKEFSNKFELDGIEFLEPNVHFFSFNNPYGACPTCEGYGKVIGIDEDLVVPNKTLSVFEDAVASWRGESMSEWKKDFIKRSKDFPIHKPYHQLTKEQKKYLWKGDGKSTFPSIDNFFKMLEENLYKIQYRVMLSRYRGKTLCPTCEGLRLREETTWVKVGGHNIQSMIELPLDELSPLINSLELSAHDKEVAKRLLYEITTRLEFLLKVGLGYLTLNRTSNTLSGGESQRINLATSLGSSLVGSIYILDEPSIGLHSRDTENLIEVLKNLRDLGNTVIVVEHDEDVMRAADYIIDIGPEAGYLGGELVFAGDYKALKNADTLTSKYLTGRMEIEVPAKRRKAKEWIHIKGARQNNLKNVDVDVPLESLVVISGVSGSGKSTLMKEILTNDIMIQLGMGGKKGDYDSVEFPKKLIKNIELIDQNPIGKSSRSNPVTYLKAYDDIRDLFAKQKMAKMMGYKPKHFSFNVDGGRCDECKGEGIINVSMQFMADIELECEVCKGTRFKNEILEVKFDEKNISDILHMTVDEAIEFFKDNHEEKIVTKLRPLQEVGLGYLQLGQSSSTLSGGEAQRVKLASFLVKGVTTDKTLFVFDEPSTGLHFHDIQKLLKSLQALIDLGHSVIVIEHQPDIIKCADYIIDIGPEAGKYGGEVVFTGTPEDLTKNKKSHTAKYIKEKLER from the coding sequence ATGGCAAAAACAATAGATATAGATATAAAAAAACAGGTGTTCGTTAAAAATGCACACCTTAATAATCTGAAGCACATTGATGTTCTGATCCCGAAAAATAAGCTGATCGTCATCACCGGAGTTTCCGGCAGTGGAAAATCTTCCCTGGCGTTTGATACGATTTATGCGGAAGGACAGAGAAGGTATGTAGAGAGTCTGAGCTCTTACGCCCGCCAGTTTTTGGGGAAACTCGAAAAACCGAAAGTAGATGACATCAAAGGATTGGCACCTTCCATTGCGATTCAGCAGAAAGTGATCTCTTCGAATCCGCGTTCTACTGTAGGAACATCCACGGAGATTTACGATTATATGAAACTGCTCTTCGCAAGGATCGGGAAAACATTTTCCCCGGTATCCGGACAGGAAGTAAAAAAAGATTCGGTAACGGATGTAGTAGATTTTATTAAAGACTCGAAAAAAGACACGTCATTCTTGTTAACGGCTCCTTTGGAATATGATGCCGCCAATTTTGGGGAAAATCTGAATGTTTTAAAACTGGCAGGTTTCACAAGGCTGGAAATCAACGGAAATGTGGCGGGAATAGAAGATCTGGAGAGCTTTGGGTTTACTCCTGAAAAAGGAATGATGATCAATCTTGTGATTGACCGTTTTTCCTATGAGGAAGATGAGAGTTTTCTCCAAAGACTGGCAGATTCTATCCAGATGGCTTTTTATGAAGGCCGTGGATACTGTTCGTTAAAAAATGCTGACACCGGGAAAGTGAAAGAATTTTCAAATAAATTTGAGCTGGACGGGATAGAATTTCTGGAACCAAATGTTCATTTTTTCAGTTTTAACAATCCTTACGGTGCCTGTCCTACCTGCGAGGGATACGGAAAAGTGATCGGAATAGACGAAGACCTGGTCGTTCCGAACAAAACATTATCTGTTTTTGAAGATGCTGTAGCGTCTTGGAGGGGCGAATCGATGAGTGAATGGAAAAAAGATTTCATTAAAAGATCGAAAGACTTCCCTATTCACAAGCCGTATCATCAATTAACCAAAGAACAGAAAAAATACCTCTGGAAAGGTGATGGGAAAAGTACATTCCCGAGTATAGACAATTTCTTCAAAATGCTTGAAGAAAATTTATATAAAATTCAGTACCGCGTTATGCTTTCGCGATATCGCGGAAAAACCCTCTGCCCGACCTGTGAAGGCCTGAGGCTCCGTGAAGAAACTACTTGGGTAAAAGTAGGCGGACACAATATCCAGTCGATGATTGAGCTTCCCCTGGATGAGCTCTCTCCTCTGATAAACAGCCTGGAATTATCCGCTCATGATAAAGAAGTAGCCAAAAGACTTTTGTATGAAATTACCACCCGTCTTGAATTTTTATTAAAGGTAGGTCTAGGATATTTAACCTTAAACAGAACATCCAACACGCTTTCGGGCGGAGAAAGCCAGAGAATAAACCTGGCCACAAGCTTAGGAAGTTCATTAGTAGGTTCTATTTATATTCTGGATGAACCGTCGATAGGGCTGCATTCCAGGGATACGGAAAATTTAATAGAAGTTTTAAAAAATCTCCGGGATCTTGGAAATACGGTGATTGTCGTAGAGCACGATGAAGATGTGATGAGGGCAGCAGACTATATTATCGATATTGGCCCTGAAGCGGGGTATCTTGGTGGAGAACTTGTTTTTGCCGGAGATTATAAGGCACTTAAAAATGCGGATACGCTGACTTCAAAATACCTGACCGGCAGAATGGAAATTGAAGTTCCTGCCAAACGCAGAAAAGCGAAGGAATGGATTCATATCAAAGGGGCACGCCAGAATAATCTAAAAAACGTGGATGTAGACGTTCCTTTAGAAAGCCTGGTTGTTATTTCCGGGGTGTCGGGAAGCGGAAAATCTACCCTGATGAAGGAGATTCTGACGAACGACATCATGATTCAGCTGGGAATGGGCGGGAAGAAAGGCGATTATGATTCTGTGGAATTTCCTAAAAAACTGATTAAAAATATCGAATTAATTGATCAGAACCCTATCGGAAAATCCTCGCGTTCCAATCCCGTGACCTATCTCAAGGCATATGATGATATCAGAGACCTGTTTGCCAAACAGAAGATGGCAAAAATGATGGGCTACAAACCGAAACATTTCTCTTTCAACGTTGATGGCGGAAGATGTGACGAATGTAAAGGAGAAGGAATCATTAATGTGTCGATGCAGTTTATGGCGGATATCGAACTGGAATGTGAAGTCTGCAAAGGAACCCGTTTTAAAAATGAAATTCTCGAAGTAAAATTTGATGAGAAAAACATTTCTGACATCCTACATATGACGGTAGATGAAGCTATTGAGTTTTTTAAAGATAATCACGAAGAAAAAATCGTAACCAAATTACGGCCTCTGCAGGAAGTTGGTTTAGGGTATCTTCAGCTGGGACAGAGCTCTTCTACCCTTTCGGGTGGTGAGGCGCAGCGTGTGAAACTGGCTTCTTTTCTGGTGAAGGGTGTAACAACGGATAAGACGCTGTTTGTATTTGATGAGCCGTCAACAGGTCTTCATTTCCACGACATCCAGAAACTGCTGAAGTCTTTACAGGCCCTGATTGATCTAGGCCATTCGGTGATCGTGATTGAACACCAGCCGGATATCATTAAATGTGCCGACTACATCATCGATATCGGCCCTGAAGCAGGGAAATATGGCGGTGAAGTTGTTTTTACAGGAACTCCCGAAGATTTAACCAAAAATAAAAAATCTCATACGGCTAAGTATATAAAAGAAAAGCTGGAGCGTTAA
- a CDS encoding DUF2490 domain-containing protein, producing the protein MKLLLSISLLFTLSFLKAQEHISSFNALTVTYKFHPKFFLYAEGQMRGIEEYTYPDYYEIKGGLGYNLTKNHKPFIGLGRYATYKDHAISREEFRVWLQDVIDFKKGVVKFENRFRIEKSWFHEPQTDKNSERMRYRYRLNISVPLNAKKIEPGTLFANVYDEIFVVTPTKPAFARNRVYGGFGYQIDENFGILGGYLWQREFEAKGNKNVHFVYLALNINIDGTDDSSKSYHFPGAD; encoded by the coding sequence ATGAAACTTTTATTAAGCATAAGTTTACTTTTTACGCTTAGTTTTCTTAAGGCGCAGGAACATATTTCAAGCTTCAATGCACTGACCGTCACTTATAAGTTTCATCCAAAATTTTTTCTTTATGCCGAAGGGCAGATGCGGGGCATTGAAGAGTACACCTATCCTGATTATTACGAAATAAAAGGTGGATTGGGATACAATCTCACCAAAAACCATAAACCTTTTATCGGTTTGGGAAGATATGCCACCTACAAAGACCATGCGATCAGCAGGGAAGAATTTCGTGTATGGCTTCAGGATGTCATCGACTTCAAAAAAGGCGTGGTTAAATTTGAAAACAGGTTCCGTATTGAAAAATCGTGGTTTCACGAACCGCAGACCGACAAGAACTCCGAGAGAATGCGCTACCGCTACCGCTTAAATATTTCTGTTCCCCTGAATGCCAAAAAGATAGAACCGGGTACCCTGTTTGCAAATGTATATGACGAAATTTTTGTCGTTACTCCTACCAAGCCTGCTTTTGCCAGAAACAGGGTGTACGGCGGCTTCGGATACCAGATTGATGAAAACTTCGGTATTCTGGGAGGTTACCTGTGGCAGAGAGAGTTTGAAGCTAAGGGAAATAAAAATGTTCACTTTGTCTATCTTGCGCTGAACATCAATATTGATGGTACGGATGATTCTTCGAAAAGTTATCATTTCCCGGGAGCAGATTAG
- a CDS encoding transcriptional regulator codes for MPLKSFLTFLMLLFFGLTSVVSGQQYDLRTLGRINEKYAAEGKFEEALEFNLSALEFFKSNKNNEGIASADIFISNYMDLLGKYDLGLKYLDDAKNHIDAGQNPFLYSKLYTNYGVYYSKIHLFRESNKNLDKALVSLKKVKDQENRKKFLYHNYSWKWYNFEMLKMPDSAYSMRDRCLKYATDPTMTYIKIADDFITRKVHLDSAEYYLNKSLSSNLTKAQYSTSKTLENFGHLFKVKGDYQKALSYYLQSLEISRKSKHKTDVREGFKNVSDIYKLLGNSEESARYFLKFTVLNDSINLSEKKVMAHAVERILQEQKQEEQKEKKRLYAIAGGIIILLLTVFFVIRRKYLKHQKNKDRLIETQTQQVEVLKKKAGDAYDEIIQLAKEGDPFLMVKFKEIFHEFYEKLMAHTPDLTDHDLKSCAYIKLNLDNKDISRLENVTVRAIQTKRYRLKKKLNLPAEVDLVTWINTL; via the coding sequence ATGCCGCTCAAAAGCTTTTTGACATTTCTTATGCTGTTGTTTTTCGGCCTGACCTCTGTTGTCTCCGGGCAGCAATATGATCTGCGTACACTGGGCAGGATCAATGAGAAATATGCTGCTGAAGGGAAATTCGAAGAAGCACTGGAATTTAATCTGAGCGCCCTGGAGTTTTTTAAAAGCAATAAAAACAACGAGGGTATTGCTTCTGCAGATATTTTCATCTCCAACTATATGGATCTGCTCGGAAAGTATGATCTCGGCCTGAAATATCTGGATGATGCAAAGAATCATATCGATGCCGGACAAAACCCGTTTCTTTATTCAAAATTATATACCAATTACGGCGTTTATTATTCAAAAATTCATTTATTCAGAGAGTCCAATAAAAACCTGGATAAAGCGCTGGTCTCTCTGAAAAAAGTAAAAGATCAGGAAAACCGGAAAAAATTTCTGTATCATAACTATTCCTGGAAATGGTATAATTTTGAGATGCTCAAAATGCCGGATTCTGCCTACAGCATGCGGGACCGATGCCTGAAGTATGCCACAGACCCCACGATGACATACATTAAAATAGCAGATGATTTTATCACCCGGAAAGTTCATCTCGATTCCGCAGAATATTATCTTAACAAGTCATTGTCGAGCAATCTTACAAAGGCTCAGTACAGCACTTCCAAAACCCTGGAGAATTTCGGGCATTTATTTAAAGTGAAAGGCGATTATCAGAAAGCATTATCCTATTATCTGCAGTCTCTTGAAATCTCCCGAAAATCTAAACATAAGACAGATGTAAGAGAGGGATTTAAAAATGTTTCCGACATCTATAAACTTCTTGGCAATTCCGAAGAGTCAGCCCGCTACTTTTTAAAGTTTACCGTGCTGAATGACTCCATTAACCTGAGTGAAAAGAAAGTAATGGCTCATGCCGTTGAAAGAATCCTTCAGGAACAGAAGCAGGAGGAACAGAAAGAAAAAAAAAGGCTTTACGCAATCGCGGGAGGTATTATTATTCTGTTGCTGACGGTCTTTTTTGTAATCCGTAGGAAATACCTGAAACATCAAAAAAATAAAGACCGCCTTATTGAGACCCAGACCCAACAGGTAGAGGTGCTCAAAAAGAAAGCCGGTGATGCCTACGATGAAATTATTCAGCTGGCCAAAGAAGGCGATCCTTTTTTAATGGTAAAATTTAAAGAAATATTTCATGAATTTTACGAAAAGCTGATGGCCCATACTCCTGACCTTACCGATCATGATCTGAAGTCCTGCGCCTACATCAAATTAAATCTGGACAATAAAGACATCAGCAGACTGGAAAATGTTACCGTGCGTGCGATCCAGACCAAAAGGTACCGGCTAAAAAAGAAACTCAACCTTCCTGCTGAGGTCGATCTTGTGACATGGATCAATACATTATAA
- a CDS encoding NAD(P)-dependent oxidoreductase translates to MKKYTVAVIGGTGKSGKYLVQHLLDHGYSVKLLVRNPETVILSNPLAEIVKGDARDYQSVIKTVENTDLVISTLGQPKGEPPIFSDATKNVMKAMNVCGLKRYIVTTGLSVNTPSDRKNEKVQLATGWMYQNYPETTHDKQKEYELLTESNLDWTLMRLPLIDLTNESRITEASLEDCQGENISATDLAGFLIAQIDDRTFIKKSPFLYNR, encoded by the coding sequence ATGAAAAAATATACCGTTGCCGTTATCGGCGGAACAGGAAAATCTGGAAAATATCTTGTTCAACATCTGCTGGATCATGGCTATTCAGTGAAATTATTAGTCAGAAACCCTGAAACCGTAATTCTTTCCAATCCTTTGGCAGAGATCGTGAAAGGAGATGCAAGAGACTATCAGTCGGTTATAAAAACAGTTGAAAACACCGATCTTGTAATCAGTACACTGGGACAGCCTAAGGGAGAGCCTCCGATATTCAGTGATGCCACAAAAAATGTGATGAAGGCCATGAATGTCTGTGGATTGAAAAGATATATCGTTACTACGGGTTTGAGCGTCAACACTCCTTCAGACCGTAAAAATGAAAAAGTACAGCTGGCCACCGGCTGGATGTATCAGAACTATCCGGAAACGACTCATGACAAACAGAAAGAATACGAACTTCTCACAGAAAGTAACCTGGACTGGACCCTGATGAGACTCCCCTTAATCGATCTGACGAATGAGAGTAGGATTACGGAAGCCAGTCTGGAAGACTGTCAGGGAGAAAATATCAGCGCAACCGATCTTGCCGGGTTTCTGATTGCGCAGATTGATGATAGGACCTTTATTAAAAAGAGCCCGTTTTTATACAATAGGTAA
- a CDS encoding phosphohydrolase: protein MTKDELLHRAIKIADKAHKGQTDKYHAPYIAHVMRVMEYGKTMDEKIVGVLHDVVEDHPVEFSLDYLRDQGFPEYIIFAISCLTKFDPDEEYDDFVRRTERSPLAVAVKLNDLRDNMDLRRVNRELTPKDLKRFNKYLKAYHYLIEKY, encoded by the coding sequence ATGACAAAAGACGAATTACTGCACAGAGCAATAAAGATAGCCGATAAGGCGCACAAAGGTCAGACAGACAAATACCATGCTCCTTACATTGCTCACGTAATGAGAGTTATGGAATACGGTAAGACCATGGATGAGAAGATCGTCGGAGTCCTGCATGATGTCGTGGAAGATCATCCGGTGGAATTCAGTCTGGATTATCTGAGAGATCAGGGTTTTCCGGAGTATATTATCTTTGCCATCAGCTGTCTTACAAAATTTGATCCTGATGAAGAATATGATGATTTTGTCAGAAGAACCGAACGCTCTCCCCTTGCCGTTGCCGTTAAATTAAATGACCTCCGTGACAATATGGATCTGAGAAGGGTTAACCGGGAACTCACCCCAAAGGATCTTAAAAGATTCAATAAATACCTGAAAGCTTATCATTATCTTATCGAAAAATATTAA
- a CDS encoding IS1595 family transposase, protein MINTNFKSVLELLQTFSTEQVCIDYLEQMRWGGIISSPFDAESKVYRCSKNRYKCKNTGKYFNAKTGTMFENTKVGLQKWFLAIWLVTSYKKGITSIQLARDIDVTQKTAWFLLQRIRSCFGIENSNELEGVVECDETFIGGKNKNRHKDKKAKKAQGRNFTDKIPVMGMLQRGGKMNAFVVTDTRKNSIQPLIYKYVSRDTRLISDEWWGYSGLDKNYNHQVVDHSRKEYVSLRDSTVHTNNIEGCWKILKSSVSGMYNHVSRKHLQKYVDEFLYKFNLREISDSDKFRYLILNSDVRTKYKDLIFIENCNKLPNIPKPYH, encoded by the coding sequence ATGATTAACACAAATTTTAAATCTGTCTTAGAATTATTACAGACTTTCTCGACAGAGCAGGTATGCATTGATTACCTGGAACAAATGAGATGGGGCGGAATTATTTCGAGCCCGTTCGATGCTGAATCTAAAGTATACCGATGCAGTAAGAACCGATATAAATGTAAGAATACCGGTAAATATTTCAATGCTAAAACCGGGACCATGTTTGAAAATACGAAAGTAGGACTGCAGAAATGGTTCCTGGCCATATGGCTGGTCACCTCCTATAAAAAAGGAATTACATCCATTCAGCTGGCCAGGGACATTGATGTTACCCAAAAAACAGCCTGGTTTTTACTCCAGAGGATCCGGAGCTGTTTCGGGATCGAAAACAGCAATGAACTCGAAGGTGTTGTAGAATGTGATGAAACTTTTATCGGCGGAAAAAATAAAAACCGGCACAAGGACAAGAAAGCAAAAAAAGCACAGGGCAGGAACTTTACTGATAAAATACCGGTTATGGGAATGCTGCAGCGGGGAGGAAAGATGAATGCCTTTGTGGTTACCGATACCCGGAAAAACAGCATACAGCCCCTGATTTATAAGTATGTGAGCCGGGATACCCGGCTGATCAGTGATGAATGGTGGGGCTATAGCGGTCTGGATAAAAATTATAACCATCAGGTTGTTGATCATTCCAGAAAGGAATATGTGAGTCTCCGGGACAGCACGGTACATACGAATAATATAGAAGGCTGCTGGAAGATCCTCAAAAGCTCCGTATCCGGAATGTACAACCACGTTTCCCGGAAGCATCTCCAGAAGTATGTGGATGAATTTCTGTATAAATTTAATCTGAGGGAGATTTCGGATAGTGATAAGTTCAGATATCTGATTCTTAACAGTGATGTGCGGACAAAATACAAAGATTTGATTTTTATAGAAAATTGTAATAAATTACCGAATATTCCGAAGCCTTACCACTAA
- a CDS encoding helix-turn-helix domain-containing protein: protein MEKEDHQPLKISSISELHDILQLPKPMHPLISLVDNTKMTIHKEFLYKSFHLGFYKISYKFSENGKMGYGQGYYDFNEGGMMFTAPNQILSTDENSRYFGYTLLIHPDFIRNYPLAQTIRRYGFFSYDTHEALHLSDKEKTKVVGLLQTIEGELNTAIDEGSQDIMVSYIEVLLNYSNRFYKRQFITRKTVNSDLLSKMEDVLNRYFDQQESLVKGLPTVEFLASELHLSPHYLSDMLRNLTGQNAQQHIHEKLIEKAKEYLTTTGLSVSEIAYRLGFEHSQSFNKLFKKKTDTTPLSYKQLFM, encoded by the coding sequence ATGGAAAAGGAAGACCACCAGCCTTTGAAAATATCCTCCATATCGGAACTTCACGACATCCTGCAGCTTCCAAAACCGATGCATCCGCTGATCAGTCTTGTGGATAATACCAAAATGACCATTCATAAAGAATTTCTTTACAAAAGTTTTCATCTCGGATTTTATAAAATATCCTATAAATTCTCGGAGAACGGAAAGATGGGGTATGGGCAGGGGTATTATGATTTCAATGAGGGCGGGATGATGTTTACGGCGCCGAATCAGATTCTGTCCACCGATGAAAATTCCCGGTATTTTGGGTATACTTTACTTATTCATCCGGATTTTATCCGGAATTATCCTCTGGCGCAGACGATTAGAAGATACGGCTTCTTTTCCTATGATACGCATGAAGCGTTACATCTTTCCGATAAAGAGAAAACCAAGGTTGTCGGTCTGCTTCAGACCATAGAAGGAGAGCTGAATACGGCCATTGATGAAGGCAGCCAGGATATCATGGTCTCTTATATTGAAGTACTGCTGAACTACAGCAACCGGTTTTATAAACGGCAGTTCATCACCCGAAAAACAGTGAATAGCGACCTTCTCTCCAAAATGGAAGATGTGCTCAACCGCTATTTCGATCAGCAGGAATCTCTGGTAAAAGGACTTCCTACGGTGGAGTTCCTGGCTTCTGAGCTCCATCTTTCACCGCATTATCTGAGCGATATGCTGAGAAATCTTACCGGGCAGAATGCACAGCAGCACATTCATGAAAAATTAATTGAAAAAGCAAAAGAATATCTGACCACAACCGGCCTCTCGGTATCGGAGATTGCCTATCGGCTTGGGTTTGAGCATTCCCAGTCGTTTAACAAGCTCTTCAAAAAGAAGACCGACACCACGCCGCTGAGCTATAAGCAGCTTTTTATGTAA